In a single window of the Rhizobium tropici CIAT 899 genome:
- a CDS encoding LacI family DNA-binding transcriptional regulator: MRAPKRIGILDVARLAGVSATTVSRVLNGQVDSRISLETQDRVRAAASSLGYVVNRLATSLRTHRTGVFGAIVNSLSGHYQPHLTSRLQIVAQLRGVELLVAQAKTEAGEIAGQLRLFQQDFFDGVIMVSDLAGQQALCDHLDLIGKAHVTLGAGLTGPLPAVLTDDRLGIRLLLDHLMELGHRRISFVYRVSRSALRDRMSIFQDAVAGSAGLIAGDIISFEKGEHDRKFLADLLASPERPTALICGSDGIAIEVVAFLRDLGLQIPTDISVVGYDNVPDTAYWAPPLTTVAQPTDALCEASLDLLVELSNLPMDARVAKRPIRFVTPELVIRASSSSPSLRPLSLA; the protein is encoded by the coding sequence ATGAGAGCACCCAAAAGAATCGGCATTCTGGACGTCGCCCGGTTGGCCGGCGTGTCGGCTACGACCGTATCGCGCGTCCTGAATGGTCAGGTCGACAGCCGCATCAGCCTGGAGACGCAGGATCGTGTCAGGGCGGCGGCAAGCAGCCTCGGCTACGTCGTCAACCGTCTGGCAACGTCGCTCAGAACACACAGGACCGGTGTGTTCGGGGCGATCGTCAACAGCCTGTCGGGTCATTATCAGCCGCATCTGACAAGCCGCCTTCAAATCGTGGCACAGCTTCGGGGCGTGGAACTGCTGGTCGCGCAAGCCAAGACGGAGGCCGGCGAAATCGCCGGCCAGTTGCGCTTGTTTCAACAGGATTTCTTCGACGGCGTCATTATGGTGAGCGACCTCGCGGGCCAGCAGGCGCTCTGCGATCACCTTGATCTCATAGGTAAGGCGCATGTGACGCTCGGTGCGGGGCTGACGGGTCCGCTTCCTGCGGTTCTAACCGATGATCGGCTTGGCATCAGACTGCTGCTTGATCACCTTATGGAGCTCGGGCACCGCCGCATTTCCTTCGTCTACCGCGTCAGCCGCAGCGCGCTTCGCGATCGGATGTCGATTTTCCAGGACGCGGTTGCCGGCAGTGCCGGCTTGATCGCCGGTGATATCATCTCCTTTGAGAAGGGCGAGCACGACCGCAAGTTCCTTGCCGATCTCCTGGCATCGCCGGAACGCCCGACGGCTCTGATCTGCGGCAGTGACGGCATTGCCATCGAAGTTGTCGCCTTCCTGCGCGATCTCGGCCTGCAGATCCCCACGGATATTTCCGTCGTCGGCTATGACAACGTGCCCGACACTGCCTATTGGGCGCCACCGCTGACGACGGTCGCACAGCCGACGGATGCGCTATGCGAAGCCTCGCTCGATCTTCTGGTTGAGCTTTCGAACCTTCCGATGGACGCACGCGTTGCAAAGCGTCCCATACGGTTCGTTACCCCCGAACTTGTCATACGTGCGTCATCGAGCTCGCCTAGTTTGCGGCCACTTTCCCTTGCGTAA
- a CDS encoding ABC transporter ATP-binding protein — translation MPDKQMPPDAQIAGAALAARDLQFSYAPGFSLWRGRARGFHAIKDVSLELKPGETLGLVGESGCGKSTLASLLCGDREPTSGEITLFGQPFKHLMRPNRRGLAKHLQVISQDTMGALDPRRSVGHQMVETLTIHGIGYPASRLDRAAEVFKAVSLPVSVLQKFPHQLSGGQRQRVAIARALVVEPQILLCDEPVSALDVSVQAQVLNLLLELQRARGLSLLFISHDVRVVRHVSHRVAIMEAGQIVETGPTEEVFANPVHPYTAKLLSAVPRGRRSRARQAAAILETL, via the coding sequence ATGCCTGACAAGCAGATGCCACCCGATGCGCAGATTGCTGGTGCGGCACTTGCCGCCCGCGATCTGCAGTTTTCCTATGCGCCGGGCTTTTCCCTTTGGCGCGGACGCGCCAGGGGATTTCATGCCATCAAGGATGTGAGCCTGGAATTGAAGCCCGGCGAAACACTGGGTCTCGTCGGTGAGTCCGGTTGTGGCAAGTCCACGCTTGCCTCGCTGCTCTGCGGCGATCGTGAGCCGACATCAGGCGAAATCACGCTGTTCGGTCAGCCTTTCAAACACCTGATGAGGCCGAACCGGCGTGGTCTGGCAAAACATCTGCAAGTCATCTCGCAGGATACGATGGGCGCGCTCGATCCGCGCCGAAGCGTCGGTCATCAGATGGTGGAAACGCTCACGATCCACGGCATAGGCTATCCGGCAAGCCGACTCGATCGCGCGGCAGAGGTTTTCAAGGCCGTCAGCCTGCCGGTCTCTGTCTTGCAGAAATTTCCGCATCAGCTCTCCGGCGGCCAGCGTCAGCGCGTCGCCATCGCCCGTGCCCTCGTGGTCGAACCGCAAATTCTGCTGTGCGACGAGCCAGTCTCGGCGCTCGACGTTTCCGTGCAGGCGCAGGTGCTGAACCTCCTGCTCGAATTGCAGCGGGCACGCGGCCTGTCGCTGCTCTTCATCAGCCACGACGTGCGGGTGGTCCGACATGTCTCGCATCGCGTCGCGATCATGGAGGCAGGCCAGATCGTGGAAACCGGCCCGACCGAGGAAGTCTTCGCAAACCCGGTCCACCCCTATACCGCAAAACTCCTGTCGGCCGTTCCTCGCGGTCGGCGCAGCAGAGCGCGGCAGGCAGCGGCGATACTCGAAACGCTCTGA
- a CDS encoding ABC transporter ATP-binding protein: MGVPVLSVDNLSVSFRTGAGRFHPVNNVSFDLAEGEILGIVGESGSGKSLTCLALAGLLGPSASATGYISFQDAMYDAAEFGPRSRVKLPPIGLIFQEPVSCLDPVRTIGSQIAEAAVSAGMSAKEARDEALRLLAEVAIPQPETRYNAYPAQFSGGMCQRVMIATALAMQPRLIIADEPTTALDVTVQAQVVALLVKAVRERGIPMIFISHDLDLVSEVCDRIAVMYAGSLVEINRTDDLYDNPRHPYTRLLLEAMPGRGRPLERLADIPGELKLHDDLPQACAFAPRCPRAEPSCATTVPPLIAGAAALACFNPWSSHNA; this comes from the coding sequence ATGGGCGTTCCCGTTCTTTCCGTCGACAATCTGAGTGTCTCGTTCAGAACGGGCGCCGGGCGGTTTCATCCGGTCAACAACGTGTCTTTCGACCTTGCCGAGGGCGAGATCCTCGGCATTGTCGGCGAGAGCGGATCGGGAAAGAGCCTCACCTGCCTGGCGCTTGCGGGTCTTCTCGGGCCGAGCGCCAGCGCCACGGGCTATATCTCCTTCCAGGATGCGATGTATGACGCAGCCGAGTTCGGCCCGCGGTCGCGGGTAAAGCTGCCGCCCATCGGGCTGATCTTTCAGGAGCCCGTCTCCTGCCTCGATCCGGTGCGCACGATCGGCTCACAGATCGCCGAGGCGGCTGTCAGCGCCGGCATGTCCGCAAAGGAAGCCAGGGATGAAGCGCTCCGGCTTCTGGCGGAAGTCGCCATTCCGCAACCCGAGACGCGTTACAATGCCTATCCCGCGCAATTTTCCGGCGGCATGTGCCAGCGCGTGATGATTGCCACGGCGCTTGCCATGCAGCCGCGATTGATCATTGCCGACGAGCCGACGACAGCGCTGGATGTCACCGTGCAGGCGCAGGTCGTCGCTCTCCTGGTCAAGGCGGTGCGTGAGCGCGGCATCCCCATGATCTTCATCAGCCACGATCTCGATCTCGTCTCGGAGGTTTGCGACCGTATCGCGGTCATGTATGCGGGGTCGCTGGTCGAGATCAATCGCACAGACGATCTCTACGACAATCCGCGCCATCCCTATACGCGGCTGTTGCTCGAGGCGATGCCTGGACGGGGTAGGCCGCTGGAAAGGCTCGCGGACATCCCCGGCGAACTGAAATTGCATGATGACCTGCCGCAGGCCTGCGCCTTCGCGCCTCGTTGTCCACGCGCCGAGCCGAGTTGCGCGACGACGGTCCCGCCATTGATTGCCGGTGCGGCGGCACTTGCCTGCTTCAATCCATGGAGCTCCCATAATGCCTGA
- a CDS encoding FAD-binding dehydrogenase — MSSHADVVIVGAGLSGLVAACELLERGKRVILVDQEPRASLGGQAFWSLGGLFMIDTPEQRRVRIRDSLDLARQDWLGAAAFDRPEDFWPRAWAEAYLNFAAGEMRSWLHGLGMRWFPVVGWAERGGGLADGHGNSVPRFHVAWGTGPGVLDPFVKRVLAAEKDGKIELLFRRRVTRLVGDEDGIFGVEGEILAEDNIRRGQQSNRDVVGDFRIEGAVIVASGGIGGNPELVRRAWPIGRLGSPPERMLSGVPHHVDGLMIGHAEAAGARPINGDRMWHYTEGIANWDPIWPNHGIRILPGPSSLWFDADGNRMPAPCLPGFDSLATLQHICKLGHSYSWFVTTQKIVKKEFALSGSEQNPDLTGRDIGLLLRSRLGRSAPPPVEAFKAKGRDFVVAETLEELVAGMNRIGDRPLDLAHLRRQIEARDRELDNPFAKDAQIVALRQARGYLGDRFMRTAPPHRILDAKAGPLIAVRLHILTRKSLGGLETDLNSQALGRSGALIPGLYACGEAAGFGGGGYHGYNALEGTFLGGCIFSGRNAGRAA, encoded by the coding sequence GCTTGCGAGCTGCTGGAGCGCGGGAAACGGGTGATCCTTGTCGATCAGGAGCCTCGGGCAAGTCTCGGCGGACAGGCCTTCTGGTCGCTTGGCGGGCTGTTCATGATCGATACGCCGGAACAACGGCGGGTGCGCATTCGCGACAGTCTCGATCTCGCCCGCCAGGATTGGTTGGGCGCTGCGGCCTTCGACCGACCGGAGGACTTCTGGCCGCGTGCCTGGGCAGAGGCCTACCTCAATTTCGCCGCTGGTGAGATGCGCAGCTGGCTGCATGGGCTAGGCATGCGCTGGTTTCCCGTTGTCGGCTGGGCAGAACGCGGCGGTGGCCTTGCCGACGGGCACGGCAATTCCGTGCCGCGTTTCCATGTCGCCTGGGGTACGGGTCCTGGCGTACTCGATCCTTTCGTGAAGCGAGTGCTGGCGGCGGAGAAGGACGGCAAGATCGAGCTCTTGTTCCGGCGGCGCGTGACACGATTGGTCGGTGATGAAGACGGCATCTTCGGCGTGGAGGGCGAAATCCTCGCCGAGGACAACATCCGCCGGGGTCAGCAATCGAACCGTGATGTTGTCGGCGACTTCCGCATTGAGGGCGCCGTGATCGTGGCGAGCGGCGGCATCGGCGGCAATCCGGAGTTGGTTCGCCGCGCATGGCCAATCGGCCGTCTCGGCTCGCCTCCTGAACGGATGCTGAGCGGCGTGCCCCATCATGTGGACGGTCTGATGATCGGTCATGCGGAGGCGGCCGGTGCACGGCCGATCAACGGCGACCGCATGTGGCACTATACCGAAGGCATTGCCAATTGGGACCCGATCTGGCCCAACCACGGCATTCGCATCCTGCCGGGGCCGTCCTCGCTCTGGTTCGACGCAGACGGCAATCGCATGCCCGCACCTTGCCTGCCGGGCTTTGACAGCCTTGCGACGCTGCAGCACATCTGCAAGCTCGGTCATAGCTACAGCTGGTTCGTGACCACGCAGAAAATCGTCAAGAAGGAATTTGCCCTTTCGGGCTCCGAGCAGAACCCGGATCTTACCGGACGCGATATCGGGCTTCTTCTGCGCAGCCGCCTTGGGCGATCGGCTCCTCCGCCGGTGGAAGCCTTCAAGGCGAAGGGTAGGGATTTCGTCGTCGCCGAAACGCTGGAGGAGCTTGTGGCCGGCATGAACCGTATCGGCGATCGTCCGCTCGATCTTGCCCATCTGCGCAGGCAGATCGAAGCCCGCGATCGTGAATTGGATAACCCCTTTGCCAAGGATGCCCAGATCGTCGCCTTGCGACAGGCGCGCGGCTATCTCGGCGATCGCTTCATGCGCACGGCTCCTCCGCATCGCATATTGGATGCTAAGGCAGGTCCATTGATCGCCGTGCGCCTCCATATTCTGACGCGGAAATCTCTTGGCGGTCTCGAAACCGATCTGAATAGCCAGGCGCTCGGGCGGAGCGGCGCACTCATCCCGGGATTGTATGCCTGCGGCGAGGCCGCAGGCTTCGGCGGCGGCGGATATCACGGCTACAATGCGTTGGAGGGCACATTTCTGGGAGGATGCATCTTTTCCGGCCGCAATGCAGGGCGGGCGGCATAA
- a CDS encoding ABC transporter permease produces MLQSILRAFLRALVTLFLAMTFTFVILRVSGDPLHSLLPIETPPEVVALMRQQWGLDQPLYIQYFAYLGHLLRGDFGTSLLNGQDALTLVLSKVPATLELMGAALILAFGAGVPFGILAARNRGGLIDRFVMALAVLMHSLPNFLIAILLIQLFAVSLRILPSGGGSTMAHLVMPVLVIGLYNAGIIARFVRSSVLEVLGQRFILAARAKRIGESALLWRHIMPNAALPLLTMLGFLVGGMIGGAAVVESVYAWPGVGRFLVSSVAQRDLNIVQTIVLLITATMVTANLLIDCLYILADPRLRHRASA; encoded by the coding sequence ATGCTTCAATCCATCCTGCGGGCGTTTCTGCGAGCACTCGTGACCCTGTTCCTGGCGATGACCTTCACCTTCGTCATCCTGCGCGTCAGCGGCGATCCCTTGCATTCCCTGTTGCCGATCGAGACGCCGCCGGAAGTGGTGGCGCTGATGCGGCAGCAATGGGGTCTCGATCAGCCGCTCTACATCCAGTATTTCGCCTATCTCGGCCACCTTCTGCGCGGTGACTTCGGAACGTCGCTGCTGAACGGGCAGGATGCTCTGACGCTGGTTCTGTCGAAAGTCCCAGCCACGCTGGAATTGATGGGCGCCGCCCTGATATTGGCGTTCGGCGCCGGCGTGCCCTTCGGCATTCTGGCTGCACGCAACCGCGGCGGCTTGATCGATCGCTTTGTCATGGCGCTTGCGGTGCTGATGCATTCGCTGCCGAATTTCCTGATCGCCATCCTGCTCATCCAGCTTTTTGCCGTCTCCTTGCGGATCTTGCCGAGCGGTGGGGGATCGACGATGGCGCATCTCGTCATGCCCGTTCTGGTCATTGGTCTTTACAATGCCGGCATCATCGCCCGCTTCGTCCGCTCGAGCGTACTGGAAGTGCTAGGGCAGCGCTTCATATTGGCAGCGCGCGCCAAGCGCATCGGCGAAAGTGCTCTTCTGTGGCGGCATATCATGCCGAATGCCGCGTTGCCGCTTCTGACCATGCTCGGCTTCCTTGTTGGTGGCATGATCGGCGGCGCGGCCGTGGTCGAGAGCGTCTACGCCTGGCCGGGTGTCGGCCGCTTTCTCGTCTCCTCCGTTGCGCAGCGCGATCTGAACATCGTGCAGACCATCGTGCTGCTCATTACTGCGACGATGGTGACGGCCAATCTCCTTATCGATTGTCTCTATATTCTTGCCGATCCGCGTCTGCGGCATCGCGCATCGGCTTGA
- a CDS encoding ABC transporter permease, whose amino-acid sequence MANAATGADAPPKTRSERSFRPRLRFDLMTAICAIILVAFIIVALLANVLAPHGFAQIDLHARKAPPILFGGSFKHILGTDELGRDILSRIFYGLRTSLLIALGASAISLTLGTVLGLLAAFGRGFADMLIRVAVDFQASMPFLIIALAVLAFFGDNLWLFMALLGLYGWERYARLVRAMAGLELERGYVAALRRNGAGTGRIAFLHVLPNILSVVLVNLTIVLPEILLQESALSFLGLGIQPPLVSLGSMVGAGRDYVMTEWWIAILPGIVIFILSLSISLIGDYLRDVLDPTLH is encoded by the coding sequence ATGGCGAATGCAGCGACGGGCGCCGATGCTCCCCCGAAGACCAGATCGGAGCGATCTTTTCGGCCCAGGCTTCGGTTCGATCTGATGACGGCCATATGCGCCATTATCCTTGTGGCCTTCATCATAGTCGCGCTCCTTGCAAATGTGCTTGCGCCTCATGGTTTTGCACAGATCGATCTTCATGCTCGCAAGGCGCCGCCGATCCTGTTTGGCGGCTCCTTCAAGCATATTCTCGGCACGGACGAGCTTGGCCGGGATATTCTGAGTCGCATCTTCTATGGCTTGCGTACCAGCCTGCTGATCGCGCTCGGCGCATCTGCGATCAGCCTGACGCTCGGCACCGTGCTGGGGCTGCTTGCCGCTTTCGGCCGAGGATTTGCCGATATGCTGATCCGCGTCGCCGTCGATTTTCAGGCATCGATGCCGTTCCTCATCATCGCGCTCGCCGTCCTCGCCTTCTTTGGCGACAATCTCTGGCTGTTCATGGCATTGCTCGGCCTCTATGGCTGGGAGCGCTACGCGCGGCTGGTGCGCGCCATGGCCGGGCTGGAGTTGGAGCGAGGCTATGTCGCGGCGTTGAGACGAAATGGTGCGGGAACGGGGCGCATCGCCTTCCTGCACGTGTTGCCCAATATCCTCTCCGTCGTCCTCGTCAACCTGACGATCGTCCTGCCGGAAATCCTGCTGCAGGAATCGGCGCTGAGCTTTTTGGGCCTCGGCATCCAGCCGCCGCTCGTCAGCCTCGGCAGCATGGTCGGTGCAGGCCGTGACTATGTGATGACCGAGTGGTGGATCGCAATCCTGCCGGGCATCGTGATCTTCATCCTGTCCCTGTCGATCAGCCTGATCGGCGATTATCTGCGCGACGTTCTCGACCCGACACTTCACTAG
- a CDS encoding glycerophosphodiester phosphodiesterase, with the protein MPLPLHAARHGSLRIAAHRGFSRRFPENTILAFQEGVNAGANECEIDLMLTRDDQIVVIHDRTLNRTTNGFGFVADHDLQDILSLDAGAKFDPRFAATPVPTLVNTLLWAKQTDTRLAIEMKEPERPDRLIDLMIATLRELDAFEHVAISSFDHLDLLRVKELEPRLQTEAILHHRPVDVVASMRAGGIDGVSLELNRFHRADAEALQEAGIAVRLSLPVPEKLAMFWQGGRDLLPMIRSCIRDRLIDALIGDDVDFLRMLGASA; encoded by the coding sequence TTGCCTTTGCCCCTGCACGCTGCCCGTCATGGCTCGCTCCGCATTGCCGCTCACCGCGGCTTCAGCCGACGCTTCCCGGAAAACACCATTCTCGCTTTCCAGGAGGGTGTGAACGCAGGCGCCAACGAGTGCGAAATCGACCTCATGCTGACCCGCGACGACCAGATCGTAGTGATCCACGACAGAACGCTCAATCGCACGACCAACGGCTTCGGCTTCGTTGCCGATCATGATCTCCAGGACATTCTTTCGCTCGATGCCGGTGCGAAATTCGACCCGCGTTTCGCCGCGACCCCTGTGCCGACGCTTGTCAATACGCTGTTGTGGGCCAAGCAAACGGATACCCGTCTCGCAATCGAGATGAAGGAGCCCGAACGTCCCGATCGCCTCATCGATCTCATGATCGCGACACTGCGGGAGCTCGATGCTTTTGAGCATGTCGCCATATCCTCCTTCGACCATCTTGACCTGTTGCGCGTGAAGGAGCTCGAGCCGCGCCTGCAGACGGAAGCGATCCTACACCATCGTCCGGTAGATGTGGTGGCTTCGATGCGCGCCGGCGGCATCGACGGCGTCTCGCTGGAACTGAACCGCTTTCATCGCGCCGATGCCGAAGCGCTGCAGGAAGCCGGCATTGCCGTGCGTCTGAGCCTACCGGTGCCGGAAAAGCTTGCCATGTTCTGGCAGGGCGGACGGGATCTGCTTCCCATGATCCGAAGCTGCATCCGCGACCGGCTAATCGATGCTCTTATCGGCGACGACGTGGATTTCCTCCGCATGCTGGGCGCGAGCGCCTGA
- a CDS encoding ABC transporter substrate-binding protein, whose amino-acid sequence MSDYLPSGFNSPVTRRITLLMGAAAGLSAFVPALSASADESTDKRPELRIAVQMNPVSQEPVDAASNVAFRNNFSIHETVLALDMRGDFSVKPNLAKSWTWISPTVLEMKLRPGVIFHDGREMTADDVAFSFGPERLLNKDAPGYPTYRTNFTSLDHVEVVDSLTVRFVTKFQDPIFLQRLASYAAVVISKDAWQKNGGNWTTWRQKPVGAGPYKVESYTVNESVVLAAHDQAYRGKPAAKRVTLRIVPEVSSRIAGLLAGDYDIATDLPPDQLSVVTASTDHEIVGGPVPNNRILFFDKNNPALKDPRVRQALILAIDRQAIVDTIWNGRTRVPNGLQFELYGPVYLKDYPAYKYDPDQAMQLLKDAGYNGEEIEIRSQNNYYTAENPVTQAVVAMWQAVGVNAKMKFVESGKLFEASPTRATGNWSSTGQVPDPYISFFTQFSSAGNLSSFKIWQNADFDALGAKMEQAVDPADRAKIFRDMLHLIEWEDPGVTVLHQNAVFFGIRKGIKWQPLPAFQMDLGAGSLAFEEQKS is encoded by the coding sequence ATGTCCGATTACCTGCCCAGCGGCTTCAACAGCCCGGTTACCCGCCGCATAACCCTTCTGATGGGAGCCGCGGCCGGCCTCTCGGCTTTTGTCCCGGCGTTGTCGGCCTCGGCTGATGAGAGCACCGACAAAAGGCCTGAGTTGCGCATCGCCGTTCAGATGAATCCGGTCTCGCAGGAGCCCGTCGACGCCGCCAGCAATGTCGCCTTTCGCAATAACTTTTCCATTCACGAGACAGTGCTTGCGCTCGACATGCGCGGCGATTTTTCGGTCAAGCCCAATCTCGCGAAGTCCTGGACCTGGATTTCGCCGACCGTGCTCGAAATGAAGCTGCGCCCCGGCGTGATCTTCCATGATGGCCGCGAGATGACCGCTGATGACGTCGCCTTCTCCTTCGGGCCTGAGCGACTTTTGAACAAGGACGCGCCGGGCTATCCCACCTATCGCACGAATTTCACCAGCCTCGATCATGTCGAAGTTGTGGATTCGCTGACGGTCCGCTTCGTCACCAAGTTCCAGGACCCGATCTTCCTGCAGCGCCTCGCATCTTACGCGGCCGTCGTCATCAGCAAGGATGCCTGGCAGAAAAACGGCGGCAACTGGACGACCTGGCGGCAGAAGCCGGTCGGCGCCGGCCCCTACAAGGTCGAAAGCTATACGGTTAATGAGAGCGTCGTGCTGGCCGCCCATGATCAGGCCTATCGCGGTAAACCGGCCGCCAAGCGCGTGACCTTGCGCATCGTGCCCGAGGTTTCCTCGCGCATTGCCGGTCTGCTGGCCGGCGACTATGACATTGCGACGGACCTGCCGCCGGATCAGCTCTCGGTCGTCACAGCGAGCACCGATCACGAGATCGTCGGTGGCCCGGTGCCGAACAACCGCATCCTGTTCTTCGACAAGAACAATCCGGCGTTGAAGGACCCGCGCGTTCGCCAGGCACTCATCCTCGCCATCGATCGCCAGGCGATCGTCGACACGATCTGGAACGGTCGCACCAGAGTGCCGAACGGCCTGCAGTTCGAGCTCTACGGGCCGGTGTATCTCAAGGACTATCCCGCCTACAAATATGATCCGGACCAGGCCATGCAACTCCTGAAGGATGCCGGCTACAACGGCGAGGAAATCGAGATCCGTTCGCAGAACAATTACTACACGGCGGAAAACCCGGTCACGCAGGCCGTTGTCGCCATGTGGCAGGCTGTCGGTGTCAATGCCAAGATGAAGTTCGTGGAATCGGGTAAGCTGTTTGAGGCCTCGCCGACCCGCGCGACCGGCAACTGGTCGAGCACCGGCCAGGTCCCCGACCCCTATATCTCTTTCTTCACGCAGTTCAGCTCGGCCGGCAATCTGAGCTCGTTCAAAATCTGGCAGAATGCCGATTTCGATGCCCTCGGCGCCAAGATGGAGCAGGCAGTCGATCCGGCCGACCGCGCCAAGATCTTCCGCGACATGCTGCATCTGATCGAGTGGGAAGATCCGGGCGTCACCGTCCTCCATCAGAACGCTGTCTTCTTCGGTATCCGCAAGGGCATCAAGTGGCAGCCTCTGCCGGCCTTCCAGATGGATCTCGGCGCCGGCAGCCTTGCCTTCGAAGAGCAGAAGAGCTGA
- a CDS encoding phospholipase D-like domain-containing protein, which produces MNINLIVHPGVDSALIAWRSDFIDQCRGFALRRKIKRAAGSPQSPNTVSDVDADGFHEEIVASWVGFADGPAVEEGTRKPTTEWPIQKYLWSDFAVNPGDVVAYRVSAMVGPETALQESADHASDWSDAMQIGAETSGHVSCYFNRGIVASQWLARLLPEEAPTTKLKKAIANPEDPIRQFLAGPIRDKLVSLLNDIRSNGGHIYAALFELDDPELIPLLQGFKKRAHIVLGNGSVKKKGEDENEDARSDLSSCDVRDRMSAPRALAHNKFLVICGADKSPQAVWTGSTNWTMTGLCTQANNALLIDNPAVAQFYLDQWKTLAADGNDSPPALYQSNAEPRTTPKAKNTTVWFTPMREGLDLEQAGELIRGAQQGILFAMFNPGPRGTLLNDIIELASPSSPSFKPDLYIQGVVNQNPGTAKNPVVLFNRGERIDANADVVLPAAIPGRFAYWQKEVLKLPTAHAMVHSKVVIVDPYGPNPVVMTGSHNMGPKASGVNDENLVIITGNGDLASQYAGKIMEIYAQYRWRQSVQRQGGAPKWTGLADDDSWQIKSPDQPYDKRRIRELDFWFGKKDTA; this is translated from the coding sequence ATGAACATAAATCTGATCGTGCATCCCGGTGTCGATAGTGCTCTTATCGCCTGGCGCAGCGACTTCATCGACCAATGCCGTGGCTTTGCCCTGCGGCGGAAGATCAAGCGGGCGGCCGGAAGCCCGCAAAGCCCGAATACGGTCTCCGATGTCGATGCCGATGGCTTTCATGAGGAGATCGTCGCAAGCTGGGTCGGCTTTGCCGATGGGCCGGCCGTGGAGGAAGGCACGCGCAAGCCGACGACGGAATGGCCGATCCAGAAGTACCTCTGGTCCGATTTCGCCGTCAATCCGGGCGATGTCGTCGCCTACCGGGTCTCCGCCATGGTCGGCCCCGAGACGGCACTGCAGGAATCGGCCGATCATGCATCGGACTGGAGCGATGCCATGCAGATCGGGGCCGAAACCAGCGGCCACGTCAGCTGCTATTTCAACCGAGGCATCGTCGCCAGCCAATGGCTTGCCCGCCTATTGCCCGAAGAGGCCCCCACCACCAAACTCAAGAAGGCAATTGCCAACCCGGAAGACCCGATCCGTCAATTCCTTGCAGGGCCAATCCGCGACAAGCTGGTCTCGCTCCTCAATGATATCAGGTCGAATGGCGGCCATATCTATGCCGCCCTGTTCGAGCTCGACGATCCCGAACTCATTCCGCTGCTGCAGGGGTTCAAGAAACGCGCCCATATCGTGCTGGGCAATGGCAGCGTCAAGAAAAAGGGCGAGGACGAAAACGAAGACGCCCGATCCGACCTGTCTTCCTGCGATGTCAGGGATCGCATGAGCGCGCCGCGGGCGCTGGCGCACAATAAATTCCTGGTCATCTGCGGCGCCGATAAATCGCCGCAGGCCGTATGGACCGGCAGCACCAACTGGACGATGACCGGCCTTTGCACCCAGGCCAACAATGCGCTTCTGATCGACAACCCGGCTGTCGCGCAATTCTATCTCGACCAGTGGAAAACGCTTGCCGCCGACGGCAACGATTCCCCGCCCGCCCTCTATCAAAGCAATGCGGAGCCCAGAACGACGCCCAAGGCCAAGAACACGACGGTCTGGTTCACGCCCATGCGCGAAGGACTCGACCTCGAACAGGCAGGCGAGCTGATCCGCGGCGCCCAGCAGGGCATCCTGTTCGCCATGTTCAATCCGGGTCCTCGCGGTACGCTTCTCAACGACATCATCGAGCTTGCCTCTCCGTCGAGCCCTTCATTCAAGCCCGATCTCTACATCCAGGGTGTGGTCAACCAGAATCCCGGCACAGCAAAGAACCCGGTCGTGCTGTTCAACAGAGGCGAGAGGATCGACGCCAATGCCGACGTCGTCCTGCCCGCCGCTATCCCCGGCCGTTTTGCCTATTGGCAGAAGGAAGTTCTGAAGCTGCCGACGGCCCATGCCATGGTCCACAGCAAGGTGGTCATCGTCGATCCATATGGTCCCAATCCCGTTGTCATGACCGGCTCCCACAATATGGGTCCGAAGGCGAGCGGCGTGAACGACGAGAACCTGGTAATCATCACCGGCAACGGCGATCTTGCCAGCCAATATGCTGGCAAGATCATGGAAATCTATGCCCAGTATCGTTGGCGGCAATCCGTCCAAAGACAGGGCGGCGCGCCCAAGTGGACCGGTCTTGCCGATGATGACAGCTGGCAGATCAAATCGCCGGATCAGCCCTATGACAAACGCCGCATACGCGAGCTCGACTTCTGGTTCGGCAAGAAAGACACCGCCTGA